One stretch of Mangifera indica cultivar Alphonso unplaced genomic scaffold, CATAS_Mindica_2.1 Un_0051, whole genome shotgun sequence DNA includes these proteins:
- the LOC123206823 gene encoding phosphatidylinositol transfer protein 1-like isoform X1, translating into MVQIMEFRIVMPVSLEEYQIAQAYMVMKMQQQNSNGDEGVEVLENRPFENDLYGRGQFTSKVYQLQSKAPAWLTTFAPTDALVMQEEAWNAYPRCKTVIKCPYFTKFSLTIETIHKSDSGQSENVHNLSEEQLAARQVEVLDIASTARDYWSYAIGSNSTDFSTFKSKRTGRGPLLEGWQDRCNPVMTAYKLVTIDAPYWGFGYRLEQALLAGERALFLESHRNCFGWIDEWFGMTMPQIRQLERQSDSSLNQRIGKTTSKTTPEDFEQRFSCDEEIYSKSQEITDTRGL; encoded by the exons ATGGTTCAAATTATGGAATT TCGAATTGTAATGCCCGTGTCGTTAGAAGAG TATCAGATAGCTCAGGCGTACATGGTCATGAAGATGCAGCAGCAAAATTCAAATGGTGATGAAGGCGTTGAAGTCTTGGAGAACAGGCCTTTTGAAAATGATCTATATGGAAGAGGTCAATTCACATCTAAAGTTTATCAGTTACAAAG CAAAGCACCTGCTTGGCTTACAACTTTTGCACCAACAGATGCTCTTGTCATGCAAGAAGAAGCCTGGAATGCATACCCAAGATGTAAAACAG TTATCAAG TGTCCATATTTTACCAAGTTCAGTCTCACCATTGAAACCATTCATAAATCTGATAGTGGGCAATCAGAAAAT GTGCATAACTTAAGTGAGGAACAACTGGCTGCCAGACAAGTAGAAGTTCTTGACATAGCTTCAACTGCAAGGGATTATTGGAGTTATGCTATTGGAAGTAATAGTACAGACTTCTCTACATTTAAATCAAAGAGAACCGGACGTGGTCCACTTTTGGAGGGCTGGCAG GATAGGTGCAATCCTGTTATGACAGCATATAAATTGGTGACTATAGATGCACCATACTGGGGATTTGGTTATCGACTTGAACAAGCTTTGTTGGCG GGTGAAAGGGCCCTTTTTCTAGAAAGTCATCGGAATTGTTTTGGCTGGATCGATGAATGGTTTGGCATGACAATGCCACAAATACGTCAACTTGAAAGACAAAGTGATTCCTCATTAAATCAG AGAATTGGCAAAACGACTTCGAAAACAACTCCAGAAGATTTTGAGCAAAGATTTTCCTGTGATGAAGAAATTTATAGCAAGAGCCAAGAGATCACTG ACACCAGAGGACTGTAA
- the LOC123206823 gene encoding phosphatidylinositol transfer protein 1-like isoform X2, translated as MPVSLEEYQIAQAYMVMKMQQQNSNGDEGVEVLENRPFENDLYGRGQFTSKVYQLQSKAPAWLTTFAPTDALVMQEEAWNAYPRCKTVIKCPYFTKFSLTIETIHKSDSGQSENVHNLSEEQLAARQVEVLDIASTARDYWSYAIGSNSTDFSTFKSKRTGRGPLLEGWQDRCNPVMTAYKLVTIDAPYWGFGYRLEQALLAGERALFLESHRNCFGWIDEWFGMTMPQIRQLERQSDSSLNQRIGKTTSKTTPEDFEQRFSCDEEIYSKSQEITDTRGL; from the exons ATGCCCGTGTCGTTAGAAGAG TATCAGATAGCTCAGGCGTACATGGTCATGAAGATGCAGCAGCAAAATTCAAATGGTGATGAAGGCGTTGAAGTCTTGGAGAACAGGCCTTTTGAAAATGATCTATATGGAAGAGGTCAATTCACATCTAAAGTTTATCAGTTACAAAG CAAAGCACCTGCTTGGCTTACAACTTTTGCACCAACAGATGCTCTTGTCATGCAAGAAGAAGCCTGGAATGCATACCCAAGATGTAAAACAG TTATCAAG TGTCCATATTTTACCAAGTTCAGTCTCACCATTGAAACCATTCATAAATCTGATAGTGGGCAATCAGAAAAT GTGCATAACTTAAGTGAGGAACAACTGGCTGCCAGACAAGTAGAAGTTCTTGACATAGCTTCAACTGCAAGGGATTATTGGAGTTATGCTATTGGAAGTAATAGTACAGACTTCTCTACATTTAAATCAAAGAGAACCGGACGTGGTCCACTTTTGGAGGGCTGGCAG GATAGGTGCAATCCTGTTATGACAGCATATAAATTGGTGACTATAGATGCACCATACTGGGGATTTGGTTATCGACTTGAACAAGCTTTGTTGGCG GGTGAAAGGGCCCTTTTTCTAGAAAGTCATCGGAATTGTTTTGGCTGGATCGATGAATGGTTTGGCATGACAATGCCACAAATACGTCAACTTGAAAGACAAAGTGATTCCTCATTAAATCAG AGAATTGGCAAAACGACTTCGAAAACAACTCCAGAAGATTTTGAGCAAAGATTTTCCTGTGATGAAGAAATTTATAGCAAGAGCCAAGAGATCACTG ACACCAGAGGACTGTAA
- the LOC123206838 gene encoding tetraspanin-3-like, giving the protein MRASNHLIGLLNFLTFLLSLPILGGGIWLSSRANTTDCLRFLQWPLIIIGVAIMVVSLAGFAGACYRNTFLMWLYLFVMFFIIAALIGFIIFAYAVTDKGSGRVLLNRNYLDYYLEDYSGWLEKRVASDSYWGKISSCIRDSKVCSKMGRTVGGAPETADMFYLRKLSPVESGCCKPPTECGYVYVNETLWNPGGGLVGTNPDCTLWSNDQEQLCYQCNSCKAGVLASLKKSWRKVSVINIVVMIILVIFYVIAYAAFRNNRRIDNEEPFGEARMTKAQPSRIQL; this is encoded by the exons ATGAGAGCCAGCAACCATTTGATTGGTTTACTCAACTTCTTAACCTTTCTGCTATCGTTACCCATCTTAGGGGGCGGAATATGGCTGAGCAGCCGCGCCAACACCACCGACTGTCTCAGGTTTCTACAGTGGCCGTTGATCATCATTGGCGTGGCCATCATGGTCGTTTCTTTGGCCGGTTTTGCTGGCGCCTGTTACCGCAACACCTTCCTCATGTGGCTTTATCTCTTTGTCATGTTCTTCATCATCGCAGCTCTTATTGGCTTTATAATCTTTGCTTATGCTGTCACTGATAAAGGGTCGGGTCGGGTCCTCCTGAACCGGAATTACTTAGATTATTATTTGGAGGATTATTCTGGGTGGCTTGAGAAACGAGTGGCCAGTGATAGCTACTGGGGGAAGATTAGTTCTTGTATTAGAGACTCTAAGGTTTGTAGCAAGATGGGGAGAACTGTTGGTGGAGCTCCTGAAACTGCTGATATGTTTTACTTGAGGAAGCTTAGCCCTGTTGAG TCTGGCTGCTGCAAGCCCCCAACAGAGTGTGGCTATGTGTATGTGAATGAGACATTATGGAACCCTGGAGGAGGGTTGGTGGGGACAAATCCGGACTGCACTTTGTGGAGCAATGATCAAGAGCAGCTGTGCTATCAGTGCAACTCTTGCAAAGCCGGTGTGCTGGCCAGCCTCAAGAAGAGCTGGAGGAAGGTCTCGGTGATCAACATCGTTGTGATGATAATCCTAGTGATCTTTTATGTGATTGCCTATGCAGCTTTTAGGAACAATCGTCGGATTGATAACGAAGAACCCTTCGGCGAAGCCAGAATGACTAAGGCACAACCCAGTAGGATCCAGCTTTAA